One Littorina saxatilis isolate snail1 unplaced genomic scaffold, US_GU_Lsax_2.0 scaffold_374, whole genome shotgun sequence DNA segment encodes these proteins:
- the LOC138955782 gene encoding uncharacterized protein, whose translation MSKKWRQDVLKWYPDLDTRAYFVPPVYMQRINYDVEHIAQQQVAVPRAAVKEADKGSFEVSESDELEDHEQQRILHCLKKFCGRGSASAPGDNADYEKVMFVLSQLQFTSYLAEPCFAPAAKKMRRPQDLRKENKERGDFDILIIHRRYGLMAAEIKSVGTRFTGKPESQESEDKTLASRLKQIIKQLDKSEYVLKHVTGDMRNKPRVTKTLMLPNITTSQLQRVLKDNPAIKKELCACFGIADTEDTVCLCLTSDQVSDRDSFWEVTDDVMKGMDQWWKALMTSKGEDPAMTKDVYEELVAKSGA comes from the exons AAATGGCGACAGGACGTTCTCAAATGGTACCCAGATCTGGACACACGGGCGTATTTCGTGCCCCCTGTCTACATGCAGCGCATCAACTATGACGTGGAGCACATCGCTCAGCAGCAAGTGGCTGTGCCCAGAGCAGCCGTCAAAGAGGCGGACAAAGGATCCTTCGAGGTGAGCGAGAGCGACGAGCTGGAGGATCACGAACAGCAGCGCATTCTTCACTGTCTCAAGAAGTTCTGTGGGCGAGGTAGCGCATCTGCGCCCGGAGATAACGCAGATTATGAGAAG GTGATGTTCGTCCTGTCCCAGCTCCAGTTCACCAGCTACCTGGCAGAGCCTTGCTTCGCTCCTGCAGCCAAGAAAATGCGTCGACCCCAGGACCTGAGGAAAGAGAACAAAGAAAGAGGAGACTTTGACATCCTCATCATCCACCGACGCTACGGGCTGATGGCCGCTGAGATCAAGTCTGTGGGCACTCGGTTCACTGGGAAGCCAGAGTCCCAGGAAAGCGAGGACAAGACGTTGGCAAGCAGACTCAAGCAGATCATCAAACAGCTGGACAAGTCTGAGTACGTTCTGAAGCACGTGACTGGAGACATGCGGAACAAACCTCGGGTGACCAAGACCCTGATGCTTCCCAACATCACTACTTCTCAGCTACAGCGGGTGTTGAAGGACAACCCCGCCATCAAAAAG GAGCTGTGTGCTTGTTTTGGCATTGCCGATACGGAAGACaccgtgtgtttgtgtctgacgTCCGACCAAGTATCAGACAGAGACAGTTTTTGGGAGGTCACTGATGACGTCATGAAGGGAATGGATCAGTGGTGGAAGGCCTTAATGACGAGCAAAGGCGAGGACCCCGCTATGACGAAGGATGTGTATGAAGAACTTGTGGCAAA ATCCGGAGCCTAG
- the LOC138955783 gene encoding uncharacterized protein, with protein MRIGGKSHFTTCCDKLVQRVKNLHLWAAKVTHNMIPQYFKLFPLYIPLRSPAAVVREIQMSKIFHKYGQVREYQQNVFPHTDGPLIRELRHEGLGHRDDVLPRDCEACGTQLASVLKKELHVGDIV; from the exons ATGCGCATTGGAGGCAAGAG TCATTTCACCACGTGTTGTGACAAGCTGGTGCAGCGTGTGAAGAACCTCCATCTGTGGGCTGCCAAGGTGACTCACAACATGATCCCGCAGTACTTCAAGTTGTTCCCCCTTTACATTCCCCTGCGTTCCCCTGCTGCCGTCGTTCGGGAA ATTCAGATGTCCAAGATATTCCACAAGTACGGTCAGGTGAGGGAGTACCAGCAGAACGTCTTCCCCCACACTGACGGGCCTCTCATCCGTGAATTACGTCACGAAGGACTTGGTCATCGTGATGACGTCCTGCCACGTGACTGTGAGGCCTGTGGCACTCAGCTGGCGTCAGTGCTGAAAAAAGAACTACATGTTGGTG